One window from the genome of Planctomycetia bacterium encodes:
- a CDS encoding IscS subfamily cysteine desulfurase, translated as MAKPQLPIYMDNHATTRTDPRVVDAMLPYFSEHFGNAASRMHVFGQYAEQIVKTARQQIAGCIGAEPRELIFTSGATESNNLAIKGVAHQLADRGKHLVTLTTEHRSVLDTCAHLESDGWRVTRVPVQPDGLVELSQLKAALQPDTVLVSIMLANNEIGIIQPIRELCSICHERGILFHTDATQAVGKIPVNVRELEIDLLSFTAHKLYGPKGVGALFIRRQGSRVRLEPLIDGGGHEQGLRSGTLAVPLIVGFAEACRLAASEMPMESVRLLQLRERLWQGLQSKIQHIRLNGAWEPRLPGNLNISLDWVKGESLLLELKDIALSSGSACTSMDSEPSHVLRALGLDEEQADASLRFGLGRFNTSDEVDYAIERVAEVVARLRQLSSAAS; from the coding sequence ATGGCAAAACCGCAACTGCCCATCTACATGGATAACCATGCCACCACTCGGACCGATCCCCGTGTCGTGGATGCCATGCTTCCTTATTTCTCTGAACACTTTGGCAATGCTGCCAGCCGAATGCATGTGTTTGGACAATACGCAGAACAGATAGTAAAAACTGCACGCCAGCAGATCGCAGGGTGTATTGGTGCAGAACCTCGCGAATTGATCTTCACCAGCGGCGCTACTGAGAGCAATAACCTTGCCATCAAAGGTGTAGCCCATCAACTGGCAGATCGTGGCAAGCACCTGGTTACTCTTACCACCGAACATCGCTCGGTACTGGATACCTGTGCACATTTAGAGAGTGATGGCTGGCGGGTTACCCGTGTACCGGTTCAACCCGATGGCCTGGTCGAATTATCACAACTGAAAGCAGCACTGCAGCCGGATACTGTTTTGGTCAGCATCATGCTGGCCAACAATGAAATCGGCATTATTCAGCCCATCAGAGAACTGTGCAGCATCTGTCACGAGCGAGGCATCCTGTTTCATACCGATGCAACACAGGCTGTGGGGAAGATACCAGTCAATGTCAGAGAACTGGAAATCGACCTGCTCAGTTTCACCGCACACAAACTCTATGGCCCCAAGGGTGTGGGAGCGCTCTTTATTCGCAGGCAAGGCAGCCGAGTCAGATTAGAACCATTGATTGATGGTGGCGGACATGAACAGGGGCTGCGTTCGGGCACGCTGGCAGTTCCTCTGATCGTTGGTTTTGCAGAAGCATGCCGATTGGCTGCGAGTGAAATGCCAATGGAATCAGTTCGACTGTTGCAATTACGTGAAAGACTCTGGCAGGGGTTGCAATCGAAAATTCAACACATCAGACTCAACGGTGCCTGGGAACCGAGGCTGCCAGGCAACTTGAACATCAGTCTCGATTGGGTGAAAGGCGAATCGCTCTTACTGGAACTGAAGGACATTGCGTTGAGTTCAGGTTCAGCCTGTACTTCGATGGATAGCGAGCCTAGCCATGTTCTGCGAGCGTTGGGCCTTGATGAAGAGCAAGCCGATGCCAGCCTGCGTTTCGGTCTGGGCCGGTTCAATACATCGGATGAAGTAGATTACGCCATCGAACGAGTAGCAGAGGTGGTAGCAAGGTTACGACAACTGAGTTCCGCTGCTTCATAG